The Eulemur rufifrons isolate Redbay chromosome 29, OSU_ERuf_1, whole genome shotgun sequence DNA window CTGTGTGTTCCAGCCAGGACATATATCATGTGAGGGATACTGTAATTATTAAGCAGTGGGGAGAATGTTCTCAGAAAGATGGGATCCTCTTCTGTATCTCTAAGCCCTTTTGGTATGTGGCTGTACtcactgaaattttttttgagaaatagatCTAGagttgaaatttcatttttcttacatatttggCACAATAGTTTCTTTCTTTGAACCAAAaacttaatcttaaaaatgaaacattttggtTTAGCCTTAAAAGGTAAGATTAAGCTGTAGTGAAGTAAAGTTAATTTTGGAGGATTCCATTATTCAAAACTCCAAAGTTAGAACTGATTCAAgttaatataaaattgaaaactgAACGTTTTCATCTGAATGCTTGGCTAACACTGTATTTCTTGTTTCTTGGATGAAGAACCTAAACACTTACCTCATTCGCACTCAGCCAAGGTGCAGCCACGGCGCGTGGCCTTTCAGAGCCTCGACCTTGGGTGCGGTTCACACACTGAACTTGTCCCACAGTTCAGCCCGTCAGGCCCGCGTTCCACGCGCCGTGGATGTTCGGTCCTGCTGTTATTTTTACCACTGTGCCTCTGCTGGAATGCCGTACCTTCCTCTCTGTCCAGGTTCTCTTTAAAGCTCCATGTCTGTAAAGACTTCCTAACTATTCCAGACCCCAGTGAGCTCTTCTTTCTCTGTTCCGGTTACATAATCCTCAtaattttacacatgaggaaacaaaCATGAAGAGCCACGTCCCATCTGAGGACAAACTGGGACTCGAGGCCAAGTTTCTATTCCTGGTTCGGTGCTCTTGCCACAGTGTGGGGCCTGCACACAGGGCCCAGTTGAGGACTGAGAGGAACCAGTGCGGGGCTGTCCCGCCCAGCACTTCCACGAGTGTGCACCGCAGAGCTTGTGTCCTCTAGAGAACTTGCTAGAGGCCCCTGAAATCAAGTCCAGGGCCACTCCGTGGGCACGTGACCCAGAACGTCAGAGTCACGTCAGCAGAAATGCAAGTGTCTCACCACATGCCCAGCCCCAGTGCTGGGCGGCAGCGTGGAAGTCAGAGCTGCGATGGGACTGTGTCTGCAGGTGTCCACGGACGCTCACCTTTGCACTGCAAAATGGAAATCAGACTTAAAAATACTAGGTGAACTGCGTAGTTAAATTAAGTTTTGTGTACTTCAGGCAAATATGGGtattaaatatagtaaaattaaGTATTACCTATATTAATATGAGTAATAAAACTTGATTCATTTCTGTTTACTGAGACATGTTTAAACCAaataacagtgattttttttttttaacttctcaaaaCAGTACAATTTTTGAGGGGTACTCAGAACAAGAATATAACGGGAACCTTAAACATTATGTTACAGCTGATAAACTTTCTAGGAAAAGGGCAGATTTGAGTAATATGCTACTTTATTAGTAGGCGCGACGTAACTATTGCTGGTGTGTTCTAACTGTCACCTCTTCCTGCGCAGCGGTGGTCGGCTTGCTGTACCCCTGCATCGACAGCCACCTGGGCGAGCCCCACAAGTTTAAGAGGGAGTGGGCCAGCGTCATGCGCTGCATAGCGGTCTTTGTTGGCATCAACCACGCCAGCGCTGTATCCTTGGTGTGACGTGCTGTGTCTGGAGCCTTTTCTCAGGGTGTACAGCGATGTGTTTTGTTACTTTTAATGAGTATTTAGTATTTATATGATGCACTCGAATGTCATTCTGACCAGGCGTCAGGAGGCAAACGTGAAGATAGTGCTTGTTCATTTCAAattactaaaaaagaaagaatggggcTATGATGACCTAATagcaaaatatattgttttatggGCAAAATaccagaattttatatataaggtTTCAGAAAGTGACTCCTAAAGGTAAGTTTTGGCTTGGTGATGCCCAGGGAActgatacttttcttttttttttttgggggggacagagtctcgctctgttgcccggggtagagtgagtgccgtggtgtcagcctagctcacagcaacctcaaactcctgagctcaagcgatcctcctgcctcagcctcccgagtagctgggactacaggcgtgcaccaccatgcccagctaattttttttttctgtatgttttttgttgcccagctaatttctttctatttttagtagagatggggtctcgctcttgctcaggctggtctcgaactcctgagttcaaacgatccgcccacctcggcctcccagagtgttaggattataggcgtgagccaccgcgcccggcccgataCTCTTAATCATTACAGCGAGTGTCATCCAGCAACTCTTTTCTTCAGCTCGCAGCACAGTTCTTACGGGTGGTGAATTATCTGTGGTACAAGAATAAAAACCCATGTGTTTAACCCTTGGggacatttttatgtctttgatgTTATTAAAAATTGTCAAACTTTTCCTTAACTTTTGCATCACCAGAAACTGGACTTTGCCAATAATGTCCAGCTGTCCCTGACTCTAGCAGCCCTGTCGTTGGGCCTCTGGTGGACGTTTGACCGTTCAAGAAGTGGCCTTGGGCTTGGCATCACCATCGCCTTTCTAGCTACCCTGATCACTCAGTTCCTCGTGTACAACGGTGTCTACCAGTGAGTGTGTGTTTTCAGATGCTGCCTTTGGAAAACTAGTACTTAAGCTTTATGAAAACATCCATTAAACTTacgtattttcatattttatttggtttttacaCAGAATGACATAGATTTAGGCATGAAATTCTCAAAAATGCTGCTTATTCTTAACTCACATATTAAAAATGCACTATCCATGACTTAATGTTAACGAAAACTAAGCAGTAGCAGTAAAACATactcaaatattaacattttacagcATTTCATGGTTAATTACATCCTGTATATCCCCGGTAAGGAAAATCTTTGCTGTGAGGTTGAACGAGGTGCACCTGCCGCTAAGGCCCCGTGTTTCCTGCTCCAGGTACACGTCCCCAGATTTCCTCTACATTCGCTCTTGGCTCCCGTGTATATTTTTCTCAGGAGGCGTCACCGTGGGAAACATAGGACGGCAGTTAGCTATGGTAAGTGAAATCGTATTATCGCCCAACACTTGAgtctttttagcttgatatgattCCTTCAAATGATACATTAGgatttgtgtttatgtgtgctaGTTCAGGCTCGGGAGCAACAATTATTGAGAAAAgcatatatattgaaaaaataggTTATGATACCAAGGTAATTCTTTGCTAAATTATAAAGATTCATAGGTTTGTAAACTCATAATACTTGAATTAGAAAGCAACTAGCGTTCGAGTGCAGCCCCTTCATATTATAGATATGTCCAATGTCTCTTCTGAGTTTGCATAACTATTAATACTGCAGTAACTGGCAGGGAACGATACCACAGTGACCACAGGGATGGTTTGTgagtttcctttcctcctccagtATCAGAAACAAATCTGGATGACCTTATGCAATGAGTTTTTTTTAACAAGATCAGAGTGGCTGCAGGTGATGCTGGGCCTCCGGGGTCCACGGTGGGGGCGATCGAGCCCGAGGCTGCGGAGACCCCGTCTTGGGCCAGGGCGTGCTGTGGGCAGACGGGGGACAGCCTGGTTCAGGCAAGCACTGCctgtgcaggggcaggtggccctgggcCAAGAAGATGATGATGAGAGCGCGTGGCAGGGTTGCCATAGGGACTGGCTGTGCCGCCTGACCAGGCAAGGCACCTGTTCTTACTGCAGGAGAAAGAAGTGCTGCCGCCCAAGGCACCGCTTTCTCAGCCGCTTCCTGAGTGGGGAAAGCAGATGAGTTCAAGGATAATTTTAGCAGTTGTTTTCAATAGTTAAAAATTGGCATCTGAacactgtaatttaaaaaaatgtggacTTTTAAATGTTTCAAGTTGCCTTTGACTGAAATTAGCATCTGAACACTGCGACTTAGACTGGAGGGCTTAAGTAAAATGAACTTACAGCAACTGGAGCTGTTGCTCTCAGTGATAAACTCTGGGCCTTTCTCAGAAAACTTATCTTGGTGCCTCCTGCTGTTTTCTAACAGCACATTTATTTTTGCCTGCGGAGAGCCATTTGTGAGGAGTTGAATTTGAAGGCTGCCTGGCTGGTTCACAAAAGtggaagtaattttaaaagtgtaGAATTGCAAAGCGTTCCACCTGTTGCTGAGTCTAAAGCATCTGTCTCCTCCGCTGCCGTAATGCTCTGCAGATCTCCTGCCAGAACAAAAAGCCCCCATGGAAAACTCGTTTCTGTGTCCCCTGGTGGAGAGTCCAAGGCCTTGGCTTTCTTTAACATTGGAAATCTGGCAGGACGGGCTCCCGTGGGAGCAGTGTGCTGCTTCCCTCAGGTACTCGGCTCCCTCCCCTTGCAGACTTGCCGGAACGGTTTCCAAAGCAGAGCCCAGCAGAGCCCAGCCGGCAGCGCCCTCCGCAACTGCTTTCCTACACCCAGAGCTTTGTTTCACACTCTCTGGCAGAACATTCCTAAGAAGGTGTTTGGAATAAAATTATCCTGAACCAGGTTGACaactcataaaattaaaatttgagtaacatttttttctgggaGATAGATTGATGCTGTTATACATCAAGGCTTTTAAAATCGGTTTTAAGAAATAAGCATTATTTTGGTAGAGGTAGAAATTTCACAACATTCATAAGTTCTGAACATCTAGAAATAGTGGcgaaaacattttcaaagtgttGAACAAGTCACATCTTTTGAAGATGGTTCTGAAGATGGTTCCGTGCTGTGCTCCTTCATCCTCATGGTGAAATGTTAGAGGTAACTTAAAACAGGACGGTGGTTGTGATTGTAATTGTACTTAAGCTTTCTTTCATCCTTCTTATTCTCTAAACTTGGGGAGAAACTTACATTTGGACGTTGTCATAGTATCTTAGATCTGGAGGGGAGCAGTGGTCGCCTGGGCCGTCCGGTGACACCGGCTCCCAGGGCTCCgggccccagcctccccaccgCAGTTTTTACCCATGAAAATTTAAGTCCTGCCTCTGGATCCCAGCTATTACTTTTTCTGttcaaaatttgaaaactcaTTTCCAAACTTAAAACCCAGGAAATTGCTCAGCATCTTAAAAACGGAGTCAGTCACTGGTGCGTTTGTTCCGTGTGGGCTGCGCCCGTGGAGGTTGTGTTGGTGGCGTCTTTCCTCCCAGCGTGACCGCCACCCTCCACTGTGTTCATACTCTTCAGGCAGAGACTGGAACTGCCCGGGTGCGTCAGGGTGGTGGTTAGGAGCTCTCGGGAGACCCACACCAAGTAAGGCCCAGTGAGGGGACTGACACGAGTGCAGGTGATGAAAGTCTGAAGGTGAAGACACTCAGACTCCGTTCAGCGCTGGGACCAACTCTGGCCAGATCTGGTGTCATTCAGGCCCGtggggcttttgtttttgttgttgttgaagttTTGCCCAGTGCCTTTGGCATCCCTCTCGTTCTTTGCCATCTCAGTTCCCTTAAAATGCCCCTTCTGTTGTCAGCCtgtatgtttaaaagaaaataatgagtcTGTAGCCGTCATTTACAGAATGCGTCGATGTTGCTCTTTGTGGCCTCAGTCTTTTCTCAGGAGTGCGGCGTCCGGCTCCAAGGGAAGTCAGGTGGCCAGAGCGCGTCCCACCGCAAGTGCAGGGCCAGTGCGCCTTTCTCGATTTGGTTGGCTGCGGCTGCTGAGGACAGTAGTAGTGCTGCTCGGGGCTGGCGTCCGTCGAGCACTTACATCCATGCACGGGACATCGTGCTAAacactttccttctctgctttagTCCTCATAACACAACACTTTGAAGTAGAAGCTGTTAttagcccatttttaaatggggaAATTGAACTTGGGAAGATTAAACACCTTGCCCAGGTGGGTGGAGAGACGGAGTTGGGACCTGCTCTCATCAGTGTGCCGTGTCACACTCTTAACACATCACTCCTGCCTGTCGTTCTTCCGTGCTGGGTCCTCGCTTTGCTGCAGGGACCACGTTGCCATTTGAATCTGTTGCTGTCAGGCGGCACTGGTGGAAGTTCCCGTGCTGGACCTCACATCCACCTCAGGCTGTTGCTGCCTAGTCTCTGGGGCCGTTTGTGTTCTTAGACCAAGGCCAGACCCAATTTTAGTCTGTTTGTTTATCAGCACATTGGCGAGCAGGTAGTAATGTTTGATGACCAATTTTATATCCAGGTTGCTGGCTAGAGTTTGCTACTTTGTTTTCTCTAGTTGAAGTTTGTTTGGAACCTTCCCTCATGTTCATATTTAACAGTTTATAATACTTTCAAAttgccaattctttttttttttttttggtcaaattaccaattcttaaaagtatttttgtttcCTAGAAGGTCTTACTGTGTGTGTCCCTAGGGTAGAAATTAGCATGCCAAAACTCCTGGATGACCTCACCCAAACTCATGACCTTCTTATCTGTctgtttaaatgagaaaatctgtGATTTCTGGATAAGTAGTCTTCATTACTGAAGGCGAAGAGTTCGGCTCCTTCTCACAGCACGTCTGCCCACAGGGAGGAAATTAACCGGGAGGCACCGGGTTCAGAGGAAGAAACGTGCGTTGAGGTTTCTCTTCTGCCCATTTGTAGAAGCTTTGTGAGCTCAggaaagtcatttaatctctttggGTCTGTTTCTTCGTCAATGAGACATCTGTCCCGTGTTGAGAATTTACCCTGCGGTGCCCGGCAGCAGTGGTGACTGCAGCGTCCACCTCACAGAGCTTTTGTGAGGCTAAGGGAGAGAGGACGTGCAGAGAGCGTTCTGCACCGGGAAGCTCTGTGTGAGTTTAAGGTAGGGTTGTTATTCAGTGTTGTAAAGCATGACCTGTTTCAACAAACTACGGGTAAGACAGGTTGTAACTCAGGTATCAGATGTTAATACAGGTTGTGGCAGAAATCTCCCTGCAgataacctgattttaaaagtataattccTTAAATTGCAGTAAGGTAGCACTTTTAGGAGTAACTGTCATCCCATAAGCATCACTGTGCTTTGATAAATTCGAgtgtttatgtaaatatttagttACACTTTCAGTGAGATCTTATGTAACAGGCTCTGCATAGGGCAGTCGGCCCTGCCACGTGCGGGCGCCCTGGCTGGTGGCGCTGGGCCGCGGGGCCCGGGTTCTTTCCGTGTTTCTCACGCGTCTCAGTCCCATTTCTCCAGCCAAAGGAGTTTGTAATCTTCACCTTTTAGGACCTACTTGatcaataattaaaatgtttatacatgTACtactaattttctctttcttttttattttctttttccatatagGGTGTTCCTGAAAAGCCACACAGCGATTGAGTCTCCAAACACACCGATTCTGAAGAGTCGGCGAGATTTGGGGAGAAAATCTGTGATAGTGGATTGTGACaaagattatcttttttcttaagtAATCTATTTAGATTGGGCTGACTGTACAAATGACtcctggaaaaaatattcacctaGTCTAGAGTAGCAAAGTGGAGAAAATAACTACTTACCTTGAAGTCTTACCTTGACTGACTGCCCTCACGCCTGTCTGCGCTCTGGAACATTCTATCCCAGGCTGCGTGTGGGAGTTCAAGCAGGGGGCAGTTTCCCGAGTATTCGATTTCATTCATGTGATTAAAAACAAGTTGCCATATTTCAAAGCCTTGAACTAAGACTTAATTACCAACTGTCAGTTCCGTGTCGGCGCCCAAAGGAGACAGGTTGATGGTGCTTAACAAAGATGCAGCGTGGTGTGATAGgaatatttatccaaaagatttttttaaatagggttgtgttaaaaaaaaaaaaaaaaaaaaagaagaagaagaagaagagcagCAGTCAGTGTGGCGTGGTCACACTCTGGGTGGCAGTGCTCCGTGGTCACCGCGGTGAATGCTGCAGCGGCACACTCCCGTGGCCACACGTGTGCACACGTCACCTGTGGATGAACTGTGCTTTTCGTTCTGCCCGTGGAAGTTTGTGTAGACAATCTTAGAGCAAAGGGCAATGAAAAGTCATAGTTCTGCACTGTGATATATTGGAGTTTTCACCTCAATTGATGAAGTTTTTTCCAAGATCCGTAATCATCTAAGAATGAATACCTGTCTGCCATGTATTTCAATCTTAGCCaaattgtttgtttgttattcCAGAACAGGGACGACTATTTTTTTCCACAGCCCTATGGAATTTGCAATCTGTGATTGCCTTGTAAAAAGAAGAGTGCGTATGTCACTACATTAAACATGTGGCGTTTCTAAATATTCAATGATATTGGTGAGCACAATGTATTCATTTAATGGCATAGACCATATTAGACCTAATTTGCAAGTATTGGGTCTTAAACTTCAAGTGCAATGTATATGAAAACCAATCTGAGCCTtgtattctcttaaatatttatttttcttaacgtGTGAGATGTTCAAGAGAAGGGTTCTCCATTCATTTCAGTGCTGCATGGAGGCAGAACTCAGCAATAATTTCCTTTGGTTGTAAAGTTACTTTATCGTTTTACCCTCCACTGAGCCCTCGTCCTTTGAAATACTCCAGTTTTGTGGGTTTAGTAATTTTTACTTACAAATTTACCTTTTTGTATTTTGCAATTTAAGTGTTTTTGAATTGTTTTGAATTCTGTGAAAGTGGCTTGATTAAAAGACTCCTTTTAAGTAGAAGTCACCAGTCAGCAGAATAGAAACTGGCCCACTCGCCTGTGAGTGTCGATGTGTGTATTTGGTTTCCTTTACGTGACGGTCCTTGTTGgggggttttattttgttttgttttgaggaaaATATCTTGGAGTAAATTTTAGGTTACTGAAGATAATTTGttttagaagaattttttaaaaaagaaaatggaatcattctGAACTTTAGAATGATCCCttataaattttctgaaaatgtaaaGAAACGATTATTACATGAAAAAATTTTTCAACGAAGATGTCAGCATTTTTGAAAAACCAGAAGCTATTAGATGAAAGCAGTAAGTGAATCTTTAAAATAGACTTGATCATGCACAAACAAtaagtattttttctcttaaactgGAAGTAAATCTGTTAGAAATAATGTAgccaaaaaatgtaaatttgaagaattttttttgccAATAGTTTACAGCAAATATATGAACCAAAGTGATTTGcgtttgtaaaaatgtaaaataatatgaaCAAAATTTGCACTATACCAGATTTGAACATCTAGTGAGTTTCACATTCATAACTAAGTTTTCAACATTGTGTtctttttgcattcattttttatttttattaaagattcaAAATCAACTGTTGTGTTTACGTTTGCTTTTTACAAAAACTGATGGGGCGGTGTTTTCTGCGTAGGATGTTAGAATTTGTAACATCTAATgtaatgagaaattattttataagcttttGAAATTTTACTCAATTTCACCACGGCCTCTTGAGAAATAGCTGGGTGCAGCCATCCCGGGTGTGCAGGGGGATTGGTTCCGGGTGTCCGTGTGTCCCAAACCCGCGCACATACAAGTCCCACTGTCGGCCAGCGGAACCGGCGTATGCGGAAAGTCTGCCCTCCTACACGCGAATGCCCCAGCCCACGGGGGATCCGTGTTGTAAATGGACCCAGGCTCAAGGGCCAGTGTGTGTGTTCTCCCTGTGGTGGGAGGTGAAACGTGGCGCAAGCTAAATGGACCCTGCCACCATCCCCTGCAGCCGGAGCCCTGTTTTCAGGCAGGGCGGGCAGACACAGGGCCCCCTGGCCCCGGCCGTGCTGGGACTGGGCTCCGCGCTGACTTGCTGTCAGGTTATCACGGACGCTCCCAGAGCATCAGCGCCACGCGCGCTTGCTCAACACGACTGTAGGAAAATGCGCCGGCAGCGGAGAAACGGCGTTTCAGCACGTACAGAAAGGCCCCCTGCCTCCCTCAGCCCGGTGCCTCTGTGTTACAGTGTTACAGTGCAGACCCCGCCGAGAGAGCCGATGACGCAGACGTTCCCTCGTTGCAGAGATCTGCCTGAGATTAATCCAATCCATGTGGGTCTCACTCAGGAGTGACTACTCAACTAGTGTAGATTCACGTTCTAAATAAGTATTGGAGGTTAAACGTTTCTGGGAATTTTTCTGGTCTTTGAGCAACTAATTGAATGACATCATTTCGTTAAAGGTAAGATACAAAATTTACACAAGGATTTCCTTGTTCACTTCTTTTCCACTGCTTGATCGAGGCTGAGTACATAGGAACTCCAGGTTGATCCCTgggtgttttgtttatttagctAATTTGAAAAGTCACCTGTGATCTCACCTAAGGGAGGTTTCTGGCAGATTTGTCTCAATGAATTAGATGTAGTTTGGCAGCCTGGCTCTGTCCTCACCCTTGAATTCTAGGCATTCCATTTGTCTTGGgaacaagaaagaagagaaggcagaTCTCAACTTGCCTTTTCCATCCACTTCACCTGTTAAAATAGACCTTTTACTAAGAATgtttactttcttagagtttcagATGCTCTCTAGGTAATTGTGTAACTATTTAGCATATAAGGCCTTAGCGGTAGGGAtgttatctttgaaaaatattaatattgtaaaatattaatgaagataTTAAAATTTGGCCTTAACATATATTATGCAATAAGAAGCTGGCCCACCCCCCACTAATCTACCATTTCGCTACTCTTAGACTGCGGTGGGCTCATACGCAGTAAATTAGCCACAGGAGACATCTCATATTGATCCCTAAATGCATCCAAATATGCAAAGAAAGGTAAGAAAAAGGTGCAGGAAATAGATCCAAGTCCTAGTACCCAAACTTGGTGCTCTATGGACTTCTCTATAAGTCTTCAGAAGACTCACACCTGAAGAATTTCTTACCTGAACATAAAAACACCTAATAGTGCCTgggctctcaataaatactttcccttcttcccccagTTTTCTCGGAGAATAAACGTACTGAGCTGGTGTGGTGTGTGAGACAGTTCCGGTCTGGGCTTGTGCATTTCAAGACAATGGTAGCATAACGAGAAAAGTGGTTTTTCATTACTGTTTCCATTTATTAGACACTTCATTTTTCTAAGTGCCTGGCTATCATTTTTACTCATTCTCTACGGTTTTTTGTCGTTCCATGTTGTACACGT harbors:
- the INSIG1 gene encoding insulin-induced gene 1 protein, coding for MPRLHDRFWSCPCAQRARRGGRPRPGAGLAAKGAEMVGSSAPGPALPAAPDVRSVHGDRGAGTWHHDLVQRSLVLFLVGVGLALVLNLLQIQRNVTLFPEEVIATVFSSAWWVPPCCGTAAAVVGLLYPCIDSHLGEPHKFKREWASVMRCIAVFVGINHASAKLDFANNVQLSLTLAALSLGLWWTFDRSRSGLGLGITIAFLATLITQFLVYNGVYQYTSPDFLYIRSWLPCIFFSGGVTVGNIGRQLAMGVPEKPHSD